The sequence ATGTCCAGTGGCGCAGTTGGTTAGCGCAAGGTACTTATATGACAGTGTCTTCCGATGCCAATAAATTGTTGAATAGTCAAAGAAATGCCGAGGTCGCGAGTTCGAGCCTCGCCTGGAGAATTTTTAAACGCCAGCTGTATTTTTACTAGAAGAATGTACTTGCTGCAATACTTATATTGTTAATCTGTTGTTTAACAAGCCtttgtggcctaatggataaggcaccGGCCTCCTAAGCCGGGGATTGCGAGTACGAGTCCCGCCAGAGGTATGCAGTATATATTAAATTTGTTTGTACCGTCCTAACGTAACTTTATGTGCTTTGTTAATTCAGCGTCGCAACTGACGAACCCTTCACTAAAACTATACATGTGATGTCGAGTTAGACGACGTTAATGGACTCTAATAATTATACAGAAAGCTATGAAATTGCATCCCTTTTCTTTGGAATCTTGTTGGATCTTACGTGAATTTCGCTTTGAACACTGGCTGATTGTTTATCAAATTTTGAATTGATGACCCGACTCATTCTTCGAACAATGGAAACCAAGGTTTggttatttttgattttaataGGAATATTTAAGATGATTAATGTCTCCAGTGGCGCAGTTGGTTAGCGCAAGGTACTTATATGACAGTGTCTCGCTGTGCTATCGAATTGTTTACCTATGAAGAGTAATGCCGAGGTCGCGAGTTCGATCCTCGCCTGGAGAATTGTTTGGTTTGTCTGGATGTCTTTCTAGataatttttagaaaatgaaatcagtGTATTTGAAGCCTACCTATCTATGTAGTTGTTTGCTACCTATAACCATTCTTCACTCaacaataattttctttaggtaaaagaaaattttcgtGCTAGCCGCCATAGTAGTTTTTATGGTCCACATCTTTTAAATCGCCAACCATAGCTAAAATCTTGCTATTGGTGTTACGTGTTCTATTATGCTGTTCCGCACAGCAGGGCTTACCTGCATCAACTTGAACGGATTTGACCTTGAAGCATATGTTGTCCAGGTCAGTGACAGTCTTTTCACTCAAAAATATATACCTGGAAACAAGGTCAAAGAGtccgttttattttcagcGTAGGATAGGTTGTTGTTTGTCCTTTCTACCTGTCTCGTCGCCCAATCAAATTGCTGCTTTTCAAGGTAAGCATGACAAAggaaaatttccatttagCATTACAGTGTTATATCTTTTAGCTCTGCAGTTCAGCTATTTCCAGACTTATACCCCAGAAGTTTGAAGCCAGGACTGGACAGCAAACGACGTTGCAACGGACTCAAACGAAAGGATATCCATTTGCTACATGCGAGTTATCTTCAAGGTCTGGCAAATAGATGAGAATAGCGACTGTAAATGCAAAGGTAAAAACGAGGGTTTCGTCGATGTAACCCGAAATCGTGATAATGAAAATCTAATGAATTATTTCTGTGCAATGCACACATTGGGTGGCACACGAAGGATTTTTCGTAGCAATGCGGGACAAGGGTATCTGTGATCTCAACAGGCACCAGCAGACGAAGAAAATACTGGGCTATTGGGGGAATATTTTCTGCCAGATTAGTGTTGACAACAGCGGTCAAAACTTCAGTGTGTTTGCCTTAAGTTTGCTAGTATTAAAAGTAATTTAACAATAGTATTAATGAAAAGGAAGCAGAAAGAACAGTTGCATCTTTTCAGTGACAGCCTGGCTTCCATTGCAGcgttgttttcaaaacaaagtCATCAGTGTTACGATTCTCGTGGATTActttgcatttgaaaattaataataatgcatggttttttaaaaatgctagtGCCTTCTAGTATTTTcctgtcattttctttttattgtttgatgGCAGTGGGTGCCATTTCAATTTATGATATTCAGCCACAACAAATTCATCTATCTTTCTCAGGTATGATGTAGATATTGTTGGGCATATTTTTATTCATagtgttttttcttgttatattTTGTCTTATTGATTACTTTTCTTTGACtgttggtattttatttttagataatGCCAGCGATCCCATTGTCACGTGGAGTACAATGAATGGTACAAACGAAGCAAGTCTTGTGGAATATGGGATTGTTGAACATAATTTAACTCAAACAGCCACTGGAGTTGCTACAGAATTCATAGATGGAGGACTAGCAAAAAGAGTGCAATTCATTCACAGAGTGAAGCTTACAGGGTTGTTGCTGAAGCAGAAATACTGTAATTCTGGGTTTTCCCATACATAATCGGTGAGAAGTTATAACCCTGTTTTCTTTCTACGCACATATTATAGTTTATAGATGTGGAAGTCGACTTGGTTGGTCTAGCCTGTACAATTTTCTCACTGTTGACAGCTCGGCAGATTGGTCTCCAAGACTTGCTGTTTATGGTGACCTGGGCTCAGAAAATCCTCAATCTCTTTCACGACTGCAAAGAGAAGCACAGGAAGGACTGTACGATGCGGTGTTTCATGTTGGTGATTTTGGATACGATTTGGATGAAGAAGACGGTATGTATTTACCTAAAATATAAGGACTAAACGAAGCCTGAAAGTACACCTTCTAGGTCAGCTTGGTGATCGTTTCATGCGCCAAATTGAACCAGTAGCTGCCTACTTGCCGTACATGACCTCAGTGGGAAATCACGAGGAGAAATACAATTTCAGCCACTACAAGGCCCGTTTCTCTATGCCAGGCAGCGAGAATGGCTTAATGTACAGTTTTAACCTTGGTCCAGCTCACATCATATCCATTTCAACAgaattttactatttcatcAACTACGGTTTCAAGCAGATTGCTTTACAATACGACTGGCTTACACGCGACCTTGAAGAAGCCAATGCTCCTGAGAACCGCACCGTCCGCCCCTGGATAATAACCATGGGTCACCGTCCGATGTATTGTTCAAATACGGACCAAGATGactgtacaaaaaaaagatacgcTTACCCGCGTAGGAATCTCGTTCTTCCAATGGTAAACCTAATCAGACCTGCATCAGATCCTGCCGAAGAATGActaataaataatttattattacAGGTTCGCGTTGGAGCCACTCTTTTACAAACACGGAGTCGACTTGGCCCTGTGGGCTCATGAACATTCATACGAACGACTATGGCCTATATATAACCGTACGGTAATGAATGGAAGCTTGGAACACCCTTACACTAACCCTAAAGCTCCAGTTCACGTCACGACTGGATCAGCGGTACGACGGGCCGATTTTCATATCGAATTCATTACACTTACACTTACACTTATTTCGATATACAGGGTTGCCGAGAAGAGCGTGACGAGTTTATTTCCGAATTACCATATTGGTCAGCCTTTCGCAGCAACGATTATGGATATTCTCGTTTATTCATCGCAAACAAGACTCATCTGCATTTGGAGCAGGTCTCAGATGATCAAAATGGTCGTGTGATTGACGATTTCTGGATCACGAAAGATCATGTTCGAGGTTACTTAGATCACGAATCATAGGACAATGGTAAACACTTCATCTTAGCATTCCGTTATTATTTATCTCACTTTGACAGTGCAATTAGAAATGGGTCTAGATTAACCAAAGCGTGTTGCTTTTTGCATTCTCTTATCCAATCACTTTTGACGATTTGTATGTCTTTATTTTTCGCCagtacctttaaaaaaatttgaaaacaaatagtaaaatgaaatatttctcAAAGTAAGGAAATTATACAAACCTTTGCAATAGCGGCATCATCTGGATTGTCTGTAACGAAGTATTTAATACTGGATCTCCGCTTGGGAACGATTTGGCTATTTGTTTAAGAAATAATAGTTaatgaaaaagcaaaattgaGCACGACATCAATCACCGAATACCCTTGAAGATCTGTTACGTAGCGGGTAAGTTCTTCCTTGAAATCTTCAGACAAATCTTTTCCCAGCAGAAATTTGCTATCGTTGTAAATATTTGAAGATTGAGAATCTTTTGAGAGCTTTTGTTCCTgtaatattttcttctttatcctATTTCAGAACAAGGAAAACAGCCATTAATCAACAATCGCGAGTTAGCGTCTGATGAACCTACATATCAATCTCATCGTCTGTGTCCACTTCATCTACTTCAGTTGAACCACCGTAgtcatcttcatcttctttgacTGTACTAGTTTTGGGAGTTATGCAGATACCAGTAGCTGTATCAGAGACGGAAGCTGCTACGTTGTTATTCCGTTTAGGAGCTGGGGATGTCGTATTCTGGTCCTCTGGTCCAGCCAAGATTTCTTCTTCGCTTTCTTCTCCTCTGTCGTTTTTATCTAAACAATAACTTTAGACAAAAACGTTTAAATTAACATTAATCAATTACGCAAAGCAATGTTTCGTCTTACCGTCTCCAAGGTAACCGCTTTCGCTTAGCGTAGCAATCTTCTACCCAGTTCTTCGTAACAATTTTGCCTTTACCCTTCACTTCGAGGAACTTCGGCGTATTATAAAAGGCACACCTGCAGTGAAGAAATTAACAGGTGAGCACAGATcggtaaagaaaaagttgcAATGGACAATACACCAAGTGAGTGCAAGACGCATTCCATTCCGGTTTGTACGTGGCTCCCAAGGCCTGCAGCTTATCTCGTAACTGCGATCGTAGTGGGTTTTGAAAACCACTGAGAACTACCACGACGTTATCCAGTAGGCGATTAAAAGGTTTGGTTATTCTTTGTTTCTTCACTAACTGGTCCACCTATTTTGCataaaataatcaattttCGTCCTTTTTACACGTTTAACTAGTAAATTACATTGGTCGAAGGAGAGGATGGCGGTGCTTTCCTTTTAACGGATTCTTCCTTCCGCGAATGCTTAGAAATGGAAttgtttaatttgttttcGTCTAGTTTCTTATTTGAGGGTTTCGTTGGTGGTGGAGTAGAAGGCACACATGATCTGATACGATCCGACTCTACCAGCTTACGACTAGGCAACGACTGAATTTCAGTACTGGTCGAATGTGTTTTTGACGCTGTCGGACTTTGGTACTGTAATGTTTTAAGTTTATCAGTTAACTTTATGTCTGGTCTGCCATCCTTTTTAGGTGACTGTTTCAATATGTTCACGGCCTCTTTCTCACTCTGGGCTAGAGCAACTGAAGCGAGACTTTGCGACGCTGCGCGGATGGCGCCAGGCTCTgcataaacaaaaacattgtgtTTTACACACTTGAAAGGCGGCATATTAAAACTGCCCATTACGAGTACTCGGTGAACTGTTCATCGGCGATTGGAACGACTTGAACCGAGAAAATAGACTGCCTTGCTTGATGGGGTCGTCGGTCAGCTCATCCTTAAGCTTGAACATCCCAAAGTCAATGCTTTTCGGACTGGTAACACTAAACATTTTATAGTTGTCAGTAAGTGTGTAAATATATTAGCAAAATAGTGTGGTAGAGTTACTTTTGAACTTTACTAAAGGATTCCTCTTCTGGAGCATGAATGGTTATGAATGATATTCCATACTGAAGCTGCTTGTTA comes from Daphnia carinata strain CSIRO-1 chromosome 2, CSIRO_AGI_Dcar_HiC_V3, whole genome shotgun sequence and encodes:
- the LOC130686134 gene encoding DNA repair protein XRCC1-like isoform X2; this translates as MAPIKLHRVISFSSEDPNQPTENLIKDGAYRKWRCKTGGEQKAWVELQLEKPTLISAIDIGNHGSAFIEILVGRSGCPDEEYKTLLNSATFMTPQECRNETNLQRVRIFKHQDLNKATQTEKWDRVKVICTQPFNKQLQYGISFITIHAPEEESFSKVQNVTSPKSIDFGMFKLKDELTDDPIKQGSLFSRFKSFQSPMNSSPKPGAIRAASQSLASVALAQSEKEAVNILKQSPKKDGRPDIKLTDKLKTLQYQSPTASKTHSTSTEIQSLPSRKLVESDRIRSCVPSTPPPTKPSNKKLDENKLNNSISKHSRKEESVKRKAPPSSPSTNVDQLVKKQRITKPFNRLLDNVVVVLSGFQNPLRSQLRDKLQALGATYKPEWNASCTHLVCAFYNTPKFLEVKGKGKIVTKNWVEDCYAKRKRLPWRRYCLDKNDRGEESEEEILAGPEDQNTTSPAPKRNNNVAASVSDTATGICITPKTSTVKEDEDDYGGSTEVDEVDTDDEIDMIKKKILQEQKLSKDSQSSNIYNDSKFLLGKDLSEDFKEELTRYVTDLQGQIVPKRRSSIKYFVTDNPDDAAIAKVLAKNKDIQIVKSDWIRECKKQHALVNLDPFLIALSK
- the LOC130686134 gene encoding DNA repair protein XRCC1-like isoform X1, with the translated sequence MAPIKLHRVISFSSEDPNQPTENLIKDGAYRKWRCKTGGEQKAWVELQLEKPTLISAIDIGNHGSAFIEILVGRSGCPDEEYKTLLNSATFMTPQECRNETNLQRVRIFKHQDLNKATQTEKWDRVKVICTQPFNKQLQYGISFITIHAPEEESFSKVQNVTSPKSIDFGMFKLKDELTDDPIKQGSLFSRFKSFQSPMNSSPSTQPGAIRAASQSLASVALAQSEKEAVNILKQSPKKDGRPDIKLTDKLKTLQYQSPTASKTHSTSTEIQSLPSRKLVESDRIRSCVPSTPPPTKPSNKKLDENKLNNSISKHSRKEESVKRKAPPSSPSTNVDQLVKKQRITKPFNRLLDNVVVVLSGFQNPLRSQLRDKLQALGATYKPEWNASCTHLVCAFYNTPKFLEVKGKGKIVTKNWVEDCYAKRKRLPWRRYCLDKNDRGEESEEEILAGPEDQNTTSPAPKRNNNVAASVSDTATGICITPKTSTVKEDEDDYGGSTEVDEVDTDDEIDMIKKKILQEQKLSKDSQSSNIYNDSKFLLGKDLSEDFKEELTRYVTDLQGQIVPKRRSSIKYFVTDNPDDAAIAKVLAKNKDIQIVKSDWIRECKKQHALVNLDPFLIALSK
- the LOC130686134 gene encoding DNA repair protein XRCC1-like isoform X3, encoding MAPIKLHRVISFSSEDPNQPTENLIKDGAYRKWRCKTGGEQKAWVELQLEKPTLISAIDIGNHGSAFIEILVGRSGCPDEEYKTLLNSATFMTPQECRNETNLQRVRIFKHQDLNKATQTEKWDRVKVICTQPFNKQLQYGISFITIHAPEEESFSKVQNPKSIDFGMFKLKDELTDDPIKQGSLFSRFKSFQSPMNSSPSTQPGAIRAASQSLASVALAQSEKEAVNILKQSPKKDGRPDIKLTDKLKTLQYQSPTASKTHSTSTEIQSLPSRKLVESDRIRSCVPSTPPPTKPSNKKLDENKLNNSISKHSRKEESVKRKAPPSSPSTNVDQLVKKQRITKPFNRLLDNVVVVLSGFQNPLRSQLRDKLQALGATYKPEWNASCTHLVCAFYNTPKFLEVKGKGKIVTKNWVEDCYAKRKRLPWRRYCLDKNDRGEESEEEILAGPEDQNTTSPAPKRNNNVAASVSDTATGICITPKTSTVKEDEDDYGGSTEVDEVDTDDEIDMIKKKILQEQKLSKDSQSSNIYNDSKFLLGKDLSEDFKEELTRYVTDLQGQIVPKRRSSIKYFVTDNPDDAAIAKVLAKNKDIQIVKSDWIRECKKQHALVNLDPFLIALSK
- the LOC130686135 gene encoding LOW QUALITY PROTEIN: acid phosphatase type 7-like (The sequence of the model RefSeq protein was modified relative to this genomic sequence to represent the inferred CDS: deleted 1 base in 1 codon); protein product: MHGFLKMLVPSSIFLSFSFYCLMAVGAISIYDIQPQQIHLSFSDNASDPIVTWSTMNGTNEASLVEYGIVEHNLTQTATGVATEFIDGGLAKRVQFIHRVKLTGLLLKQKYFYRCGSRLGWSSLYNFLTVDSSADWSPRLAVYGDLGSENPQSLSRLQREAQEGLYDAVFHVGDFGYDLDEEDGQLGDRFMRQIEPVAAYLPYMTSVGNHEEKYNFSHYKARFSMPGSENGLMYSFNLGPAHIISISTEFYYFINYGFKQIALQYDWLTRDLEEANAPENRTVRPWIITMGHRPMYCSNTDQDDCTKKDTLTRVGISFFQWFALEPLFYKHGVDLALWAHEHSYERLWPIYNRTVMNGSLEHPYTNPKAPVHVTTGSAGCREERDEFISELPYWSAFRSNDYGYSRLFIANKTHLHLEQVSDDQNGRVIDDFWITKDHVRGYLDHES